A genome region from Macaca fascicularis isolate 582-1 chromosome 3, T2T-MFA8v1.1 includes the following:
- the TMPRSS2 gene encoding transmembrane protease serine 2 isoform X2: MALNSGSPPGVGPYYENHGYQPENPYPAQPTVAPNVYEVHPAQYYPSPVPQYTPRVLTHASNPAVCRQPKSPSGTVCTSKTKKALCVTMTLGAVLVGAALAAGLLWKFMGSKCSDSGIECDSSGTCISLSNWCDGVSHCPNGEDENRCVRLYGPNFILQVYSSQRKSWHPVCRDDWNENYARAACRDMGYKNSFYSSQGIVDNSGATSFMKLNTSAGNVDIYKKLYHSDACSSKAVVSLRCIACGVRSNLSRQSRIVGGQNALLGAWPWQVSLHVQNIHVCGGSIITPEWIVTAAHCVEKPLNSPWQWTAFVGTLRQSSMFYEKGHRVEKVISHPNYDSKTKNNDIALMKLHTPLTFNEVVKPVCLPNPGMMLEPEQHCWISGWGATQEKGKTSDVLNAAMVPLIEPRRCNNKYVYDGLITPAMICAGFLQGTVDSCQGDSGGPLVTLKNDVWWLIGDTSWGSGCAQANRPGVYGNVTVFTDWIYRQMRADD, encoded by the exons ATGGCTTTGAACTCA GGGTCACCGCCAGGTGTTGGACCTTACTACGAAAACCATGGATACCAACCGGAAAACCCCTATCCTGCACAGCCCACCGTGGCCCCCAATGTCTACGAGGTGCATCCGGCTCAGTACTACCCGTCCCCCGTACCCCAGTACACCCCGAGGGTCCTGACGCATGCTTCCAACCCCGCCGTCTGCAGGCAGCCCAAATCCCCGTCGGGGACAGTGTGCACCTCAA AGACTAAGAAAGCACTGTGCGTCACCATGACCCTGGGGGCTGTCCTCGTGGGAGCTGCGCTGGCCGCTGGCCTGCTCTGGAAGTTCA TGGGCAGCAAGTGCTCCGACTCTGGGATAGAGTGCGACTCCTCAGGtacctgcatcagcctctctaACTGGTGCGATGGTGTGTCACACTGCCCGAACGGGGAGGACGAGAACCGGTGTG TTCGCCTCTATGGACCAAACTTCATTCTTCAGGTGTACTCATCTCAGAGGAAGTCCTGGCACCCTGTATGCCGAGACGACTGGAACGAGAACTATGCGCGGGCAGCCTGCAGGGACATGGGCTATAA gAATAGTTTTTACTCTAGCCAAGGAATAGTGGATAACAGTGGAGCCACCAGCTTTATGAAACTGAACACAAGTGCTGGCAATGTCGATATCTATAAAAAACTGTACCACAG TGACGCCTGTTCTTCAAAAGCAGTGGTTTCTTTACGCTGTATAG CTTGTGGGGTCCGCTCAAACTTAAGCCGCCAGAGCAGGATCGTGGGCGGCCAGAACGCGCTCCTGGGGGCCTGGCCCTGGCAGGTCAGTCTGCACGTCCAGAACATCCATGTGTGCGGAGGCTCCATCATCACCCCCGAGTGGATCGTGACAGCTGCTCACTGCGTGGAAAA ACCTCTTAACAGTCCGTGGCAATGGACGGCATTTGTGGGGACTTTGAGACAATCTTCCATGTTCTATGAAAAAGGACACCGAGTAGAAAAAGTGATTTCTCATCCAAATTATGACTCCAAGACCAAGAACAATGACATTGCGCTGATGAAGCTGCATACGCCTCTGACTTTCAACG AGGTGGTGAAACCAGTATGTCTGCCCAACCCAGGCATGATGCTGGAGCCGGAACAGCACTGCTGGATTTCTGGGTGGGGGGCCACCCAGGAGAAAG GGAAGACCTCAGACGTGCTGAACGCTGCCATGGTGCCTCTCATTGAGCCGCGGAGATGCAACAACAAATACGTCTACGACGGCCTGATCACACCAGCCATGATCTGTGCCGGCTTCCTGCAGGGGACCGTTGATTCTTGCCAG GGTGACAGTGGAGGGCCTCTGGTCACTTTGAAGAACGATGTCTGGTGGCTGATCGGGGATACAAGCTGGGGATCTGGCTGTGCCCAAGCTAACAGACCAGGAGTGTACGGGAATGTGACCGTCTTCACGGACTGGATTTATCGACAAATGAGG GCAGATGACTAA
- the TMPRSS2 gene encoding transmembrane protease serine 2 isoform X1 — MSGLRILSLHKADIGHTEHSRYLSLLDAVDKSKMALNSGSPPGVGPYYENHGYQPENPYPAQPTVAPNVYEVHPAQYYPSPVPQYTPRVLTHASNPAVCRQPKSPSGTVCTSKTKKALCVTMTLGAVLVGAALAAGLLWKFMGSKCSDSGIECDSSGTCISLSNWCDGVSHCPNGEDENRCVRLYGPNFILQVYSSQRKSWHPVCRDDWNENYARAACRDMGYKNSFYSSQGIVDNSGATSFMKLNTSAGNVDIYKKLYHSDACSSKAVVSLRCIACGVRSNLSRQSRIVGGQNALLGAWPWQVSLHVQNIHVCGGSIITPEWIVTAAHCVEKPLNSPWQWTAFVGTLRQSSMFYEKGHRVEKVISHPNYDSKTKNNDIALMKLHTPLTFNEVVKPVCLPNPGMMLEPEQHCWISGWGATQEKGKTSDVLNAAMVPLIEPRRCNNKYVYDGLITPAMICAGFLQGTVDSCQGDSGGPLVTLKNDVWWLIGDTSWGSGCAQANRPGVYGNVTVFTDWIYRQMRADD; from the exons GTCATACTGAACATTCCAGATACCTATCATTACTCGATGCTGTTGATAAAAGCAAGATGGCTTTGAACTCA GGGTCACCGCCAGGTGTTGGACCTTACTACGAAAACCATGGATACCAACCGGAAAACCCCTATCCTGCACAGCCCACCGTGGCCCCCAATGTCTACGAGGTGCATCCGGCTCAGTACTACCCGTCCCCCGTACCCCAGTACACCCCGAGGGTCCTGACGCATGCTTCCAACCCCGCCGTCTGCAGGCAGCCCAAATCCCCGTCGGGGACAGTGTGCACCTCAA AGACTAAGAAAGCACTGTGCGTCACCATGACCCTGGGGGCTGTCCTCGTGGGAGCTGCGCTGGCCGCTGGCCTGCTCTGGAAGTTCA TGGGCAGCAAGTGCTCCGACTCTGGGATAGAGTGCGACTCCTCAGGtacctgcatcagcctctctaACTGGTGCGATGGTGTGTCACACTGCCCGAACGGGGAGGACGAGAACCGGTGTG TTCGCCTCTATGGACCAAACTTCATTCTTCAGGTGTACTCATCTCAGAGGAAGTCCTGGCACCCTGTATGCCGAGACGACTGGAACGAGAACTATGCGCGGGCAGCCTGCAGGGACATGGGCTATAA gAATAGTTTTTACTCTAGCCAAGGAATAGTGGATAACAGTGGAGCCACCAGCTTTATGAAACTGAACACAAGTGCTGGCAATGTCGATATCTATAAAAAACTGTACCACAG TGACGCCTGTTCTTCAAAAGCAGTGGTTTCTTTACGCTGTATAG CTTGTGGGGTCCGCTCAAACTTAAGCCGCCAGAGCAGGATCGTGGGCGGCCAGAACGCGCTCCTGGGGGCCTGGCCCTGGCAGGTCAGTCTGCACGTCCAGAACATCCATGTGTGCGGAGGCTCCATCATCACCCCCGAGTGGATCGTGACAGCTGCTCACTGCGTGGAAAA ACCTCTTAACAGTCCGTGGCAATGGACGGCATTTGTGGGGACTTTGAGACAATCTTCCATGTTCTATGAAAAAGGACACCGAGTAGAAAAAGTGATTTCTCATCCAAATTATGACTCCAAGACCAAGAACAATGACATTGCGCTGATGAAGCTGCATACGCCTCTGACTTTCAACG AGGTGGTGAAACCAGTATGTCTGCCCAACCCAGGCATGATGCTGGAGCCGGAACAGCACTGCTGGATTTCTGGGTGGGGGGCCACCCAGGAGAAAG GGAAGACCTCAGACGTGCTGAACGCTGCCATGGTGCCTCTCATTGAGCCGCGGAGATGCAACAACAAATACGTCTACGACGGCCTGATCACACCAGCCATGATCTGTGCCGGCTTCCTGCAGGGGACCGTTGATTCTTGCCAG GGTGACAGTGGAGGGCCTCTGGTCACTTTGAAGAACGATGTCTGGTGGCTGATCGGGGATACAAGCTGGGGATCTGGCTGTGCCCAAGCTAACAGACCAGGAGTGTACGGGAATGTGACCGTCTTCACGGACTGGATTTATCGACAAATGAGG GCAGATGACTAA